A region from the Azospirillaceae bacterium genome encodes:
- a CDS encoding N-acetylmuramoyl-L-alanine amidase yields the protein MAQATQVLRLPSSKRTSVLAVRLGLQGEMTRFVLEMSERTDYRVTTAINPGRVVIDLPSVAWQAALPGAGRGLVKDVRMTSSLSGAAQVVLMTEGPVRVANADFLPARDGHPPRLVLDLAHGDLGSLMAALVPTAPPSPPPPPVEDRSVAVLPEAPGTGMPPVGAAMVPAASRAGMLPTLPPDPSPPPKAAPSSIMVPPAPTEKPTLRDRLPLIVLDPGHGGDDPGATSVNGDHEKDITLAMARVVARALEATGRYRVALTRDSDIFIPLRDRPAKARALGADLFISLHADIVVGRPVRGLSVYTLSDKATDREADMLAQRENRSDAIVGMDLAGQNEQVVGILIDLAQRDTRNQSRRLANLVVDTVGHDITLLNSPLRSAGFAVLTAPDVPAILVEMGYLSHPVDARLLVTDSHRRRFATDMVRAIDTFFGPRRKPTRK from the coding sequence ATGGCGCAGGCCACGCAGGTGCTGCGCCTGCCGTCGTCCAAGCGCACCAGCGTCCTGGCCGTGCGCCTGGGCCTGCAGGGGGAAATGACCCGCTTCGTCCTGGAGATGAGTGAGCGCACGGACTATCGCGTCACCACCGCCATCAACCCCGGCCGGGTGGTGATCGATTTGCCGTCGGTCGCCTGGCAGGCGGCCCTGCCCGGGGCCGGGCGCGGCCTGGTCAAAGACGTGCGCATGACCAGCAGCCTGTCCGGTGCCGCCCAGGTGGTGCTGATGACCGAAGGGCCGGTGCGCGTCGCCAATGCCGATTTCCTGCCCGCGCGCGACGGCCATCCGCCGCGCCTGGTGCTGGACCTGGCCCACGGCGACCTGGGCAGCCTGATGGCCGCACTGGTCCCGACAGCGCCGCCGTCCCCACCGCCGCCACCGGTGGAGGACAGAAGCGTGGCCGTCCTGCCGGAGGCGCCGGGCACCGGCATGCCGCCGGTGGGTGCCGCCATGGTGCCGGCCGCCAGCCGGGCCGGCATGCTGCCGACCCTGCCGCCCGATCCGTCGCCGCCGCCCAAGGCGGCCCCTTCATCCATCATGGTGCCGCCGGCGCCCACGGAAAAACCAACCCTGCGCGACCGCCTGCCGCTGATCGTGCTGGACCCCGGCCACGGCGGTGATGACCCCGGCGCCACCAGCGTCAACGGCGATCATGAGAAGGACATCACCCTGGCCATGGCGCGCGTGGTCGCCCGCGCGCTGGAGGCGACGGGCCGCTACCGCGTGGCGCTGACCCGCGACAGCGACATCTTCATCCCCCTGCGCGATCGGCCCGCCAAGGCCCGCGCCCTGGGGGCCGACCTGTTCATCTCGCTGCACGCCGACATCGTGGTGGGCCGGCCGGTGCGCGGCCTGTCCGTCTACACCCTGTCGGACAAGGCGACGGACCGTGAGGCCGACATGCTGGCCCAGCGCGAGAACCGGTCCGACGCCATCGTCGGCATGGACCTGGCCGGGCAGAACGAACAGGTGGTGGGCATCCTGATCGACCTGGCGCAGCGCGACACCCGCAACCAGTCGCGCCGTCTGGCCAACCTGGTGGTGGACACGGTCGGGCACGACATCACCCTGCTGAACTCGCCTTTGCGGTCGGCCGGTTTCGCCGTGCTGACGGCCCCCGACGTGCCGGCCATTCTGGTGGAGATGGGCTATCTGTCGCATCCGGTGGATGCCCGCCTGCTGGTGACCGACAGCCACCGCCGGCGCTTCGCTACCGACATGGTGCGCGCCATCGACACCTTCTTCGGGCCCCGCCGCAAGCCAACCCGTAAATAA